Below is a window of Naumovozyma castellii chromosome 9, complete genome DNA.
ATCTGAGGTACTTTATTTTAAAACTGGTAGTACCAGaattaaaagaaatttaacACATCACtgcaaagaaaataaaggaTATCTATCAATTGATGATATGGATGAGAAAATGATATCGACGAGATCAATTCTTAAGGCGAGAGAAAACCAGCGACAACATATTGAATCATACAACGCAGCATTATGCGACACAGTTTCTATGAAAGAATTCATGAAAATTCTTAATTATTATGATAATGAAAGGGCATTCAAGGAAGATGAGTATTCCTTAGCCAGGGGGGAACAGTTGAAGCATTACGAATATTTTGCTAGGCAGATATCTGGCAACGATAATTCATGTAGAATGGAGAGTGAGAGATCATTGGGACGAGCTGATAGAGAAAGAAGTCAAAAATTTAACTTTGCCCATTAAAAACATTGGTTAtctcaaaattttataaacaTATATAGAAGTATTTGAATATGAACTTGTGGTGATCACACCAAGAGTAATATTGAATTGTTACATTGATTGTTCTTTATTGCATTAAAAAGCGATAATTGTGCATAGGCAGCTGATGAAAGTAACACACAGAAAAGAGACATGAAATCTACGCCTTTGCTTACGGTCCCTACGtaattattataaattatTGCTTATCTAACTAACAGATTTTCTGGTTTAATCAAGGTACTGCTTATGTTTAACCATTACTGAAATTGTCCTTGATGTAGGAGCATTTGGATAAGTAACTAAATCTTGGTGGCATCTCTTCAATATCTAGAAatatcttgaaatattgTAATTTGTAAATCCTTATCAAACATCGCGAATTAATCATACATACATTTAAAGATTATCACAAGATCGAAAAAGTAAGGCTGAACTCTCAAACTGGAAAATCGGTCCAATAGTCCAGTGGTTCAAGACGTCGCCTTTACACGGCGAAGATCCCGAGTTCAATCCTCGGTTggatcattattttttgccTCTAACTTTTCTGTAAGATTAATCAATGTTCCCATACTATACTACCTAGGATATGCAATATGTTTCTCGTAATAACTAGGtcctttttatttttagtCGATGCTGAAAATAGAGCATGGGTTTTAATTTATGGCgtgaaatatttcatatCAAAGAATATCTATTTATATCCTTATGATATGAGGTGCCAACCGATATAAAGGTACCGATTTGTTCTTATTTGGTCCAAGGTATTTCTGGATTGACTGATTATGTTTAAAAACAGTTTTCCCAAATTTAAGATCTTACCCTTAATGGGGATTTTTGCAAGGCAGGGCGCCATACACTCTAGAATTGGCCACTAAGCTATAACAAAGTTTACCATCTTGGTTTCTTTTCAGAAGAGATTGGTTTACTAGTCTTTTCTTGTCTGATCACCTAAGATTGCAGAATTAACTTGGAACAAATCAACTCGGATTTTCGGTAATCCGCCTGTGAAAGAGAAAACTCAGTAAAGTTCAGCTTTAAGGATATTAAGCCATTCCAAGGTGTTGCCTAAATTAAACAGCTTGAAAATAGGTTCCAATCGCTTATTATAACCGGTATCATAACTCCTAGCTTAATGGTCTTTTGAATATGGTTGATAAATCTTTCCCTTTTGCGCGACTGACTCGTTCCATCAAAACACTTCACACTCCAATCTATGATGCCAAGGCACCAATAACAAGAACACATCTATTAGCTAAagtgaaattattaaataaaattttgaattccTGTACTTATAATAGAACATTACTTTGCACTACAAAATATAATGCTTCACCGAAATTTCTTTCCTCTAGAGATACCGTAAGGGTAAAGAACgtaattgatgaatatcTAAGATCTTTGCATGTCAAGGAAGCGTCTAAGTTCAAGGTCAcaccaaaggaaaaattggagAAACTTGGGCTCGAATTGTTTTTGCAATGTAACGAAAGTCATAAATCCCCTGTTGCTACGACTCTGGCATGCTCTTTAGCTGAAAATATGAATCGATATCCCGACGTCGATATCTCAACTGGTATAAATATGGGACTAGATTATGCTAGGgaatttcttttaaaaaataaaataatattatcaagCCCTAAAGAGGTAGATGCACTCGTTGACAATTTGGTGACTGAGGAGAAGGATTCTGAAGTAATCAAGAAGGTCCTTAAGATATTGGATTATGATTTGACATCTGATGATATGGTTCGCGTTATAAAAGGTCAGAGggttgatgatgaagtcTCTACATCCCAAGGTTggaaattcttcaatagtTCATTATGGACCAACGAAGCATATTTGAGGTCGTTGGAAATCccaaaaaataaacttgtttctttgaagGATAGGGCATTGGTATTAGTATATGACGGTACATTAAGAGATGCAAAGCAAATATTACCTTCATTACATTATGCGACAACAATAAAGAGGTCCTTAGTTATCTTGACTACAGGTGACTGCGTTGGAGATGCTTTAACTTCGATAATCATCCACAATAACAAAAATAGAAGAGGTGGAAGTGAAAGTAGAGCCCTTGTTTTGAAATACatagagaaagaaaatgataatcTCTCTATTCAGGAGAATTATAACCTTCTatctttcttgaatttaCCAAATGGATTCGAAAGTATTTATACACCAGATTTCAGTTCATTGATCCCTTCCAAGGTTTGCGCCAACAAATACTTTGGAAAAATCGATACACTTAAAGCAACCTCTCATGAGACATTTCTATACAATTCAGAAACTTGGGACAAGTCAAATGGTaagaattcttcttcaccgATGAGAAAAACGATAACCTTATATGTTGGGGGATTCAATGAGATAGATGTTGTTGAAAGAGTAAGCACATTGGATAATGCAATCAACAACATATTGAGTAATGGCTTAGCTAAGGGGTTCCTACCTGCTTATGGAAGCTCTCTTATAAAAGTTATTCCTGGACTGGAGAAAATGAAACTTGATCATAAAGAATCTAATCCAAGCATTCAGTTAGGTTTATCTGCTGTTATCGACAGTTTTTATCATCCAATGGAATGTGCCCTAAACAACTCTTATGGGATTGATAGAAGCACGACTTCTGAAATCGTATCAAGAACGATACAAGacaaagaatttgattcaattttaaaaattccGATACAATATCGAACGTCACTTGAGCCATGGAATAAAATGGATGATTGTATTAGAAACCTTCAAAGTTATTTGAAGCTTGTAAATAGTTGCCACACCATTGTGGCAAAAATCTTTgaaccaaagaaaaaatgattttattgtaaatatttttagtAAAGAAAAGCCTGACTTGACCACTTCATTTTTTAGTTACTCTATTTATTGTTCTTGATACAGTTTAATGTCATATTTAGGGACGTCAATCTAAGCGCTGTCTCTCGGCGAATGTTTTTCAAGGATTAGCTAATCCCAAAATGAGTATAAGGATTAAATCTCAGTTATAAATCACATCTAATCATTCTTTACATTTAACATACCAGTAAAAGAAGGGCATCAAAAAAAGACAGTAACTTTAACGTTTATTTGCGTTTGTTAAGAAATTCAAGGGTTTAACTTTACTCTCTTTATATCTTAAAGTTTCTTCAATCCAACAGTTATCAGATCTCTATTTTCAACTCATGTCAAAACATCAACAGAACGAAGAGGTACATCCAGGTTGGATTCGATACAATGTAAGAAAAATCTGTTTTCCTTTTATTTCCATTGTTATCTTTGTTCAAGATACAATGGCTCTTTTGTCAGCCCAAGCCATAGGTTTATTCCTGTTATCCAATGACCCGCTAAAAGTACGGCACCTCTTGGATGCTACTAAGAGAGCATTTATAGTCATACTAATGACGATTTTAACTATTGTTGCACCATCAACCATAAGGATTACTACGGATAATAAAACCATAACACCAAGTACTTTTTACAGAGATCCAAAGAAGGGCCGTATCTGCTCACAATTGAGAAATAATTCGATCACTATTTGTAACCATCAAATTTACACTGATTGGATATTGCTATGGTGGTTGGCATACACCTCAACGCTTGCAGGAAAGGTTTACATTATGTTAAAGAAATCTTTAGAAAAAATTCCAGTCTTAGGCTATGggatgaagaatttcaattttatatttatggACAGAAAATGGGCTAGTGACAAAGGAACTTTGGACAAGCAGCTTACAGAAATTGATGCCAGAGCAAGAGGTATTAGCAAAATGCAGAAATTGcatgataaagaaataaagaagGCTGACGCTGGTGTTGAACCTTATAATTTGATACTATTCCCAGAAGGAACTGTTCTGTCAGAAAATACAAGAAATCAAAGTCTGGCATATGCAAAAAAAGTGGGGAGAAGCCCATTTAAATGTGTTTTATTGCCACATACGACCGGATTAAGGTTTTCATTGCAAAGATTAAAGCCAAGTTTAGATATTTTATATGATGTGACAATCGGTTATTCTGGCGTCAAGCAAGATGACTATGGCGAAAACACATATGGACTAAAAAGTATCTTCTTTGAAGGTAAATATCCAAAGCTTGTTGATATTTATATCAGGTCGTATGATATCAAAGATATTCCACTTgacaatgaagaagaatttattgaatggATATATAAAGTCTGGCAAGAAAAGGACTTGCTActtgaaaattattataagTATGGATGCTTCCATCAAGATGAAAAACTATCAACATCAGTCGTTAATTCCTTTAAGATTAATCCGCTTGAATTTTATGGAGCCCTGCTATTACCAATATGCACACTTATGTTTGTGTTGATAATCGTCTACATGTCCATATTCTAATATCCCTTCGTATGGGCTCCTTCAAAAGTTTTCTTCGTGCATTTATTAAAACGGTCTCTCTAAATTCTACATATAACATTATGTTTATAGATGTGTAAAAAAAACATTGTCTATTTTTTATGAAAACTTCATAACTTTAAAGATTGAGATTCAATTCCGAACCAATCCTCATTTGTTAGAACCTTATATTCCTTATAATCACGTAGCCAGTATATTTTATCTTTCCCATTTGCCCCTGCAGGAAGTTTCTGATCTCTGTACAGTTTCTTTAGCACCTTATGGTTATCAGTCATCTTTATTTCATTGACAAGTTTAACAAATAAAGGTAAGGCGTATTTTGGAAGAGATTGGTTTAAGAATGGTAACATACCATTTAACATCGCaagattttcttcatcagatatTGTATGAATATCTCTATCAGTTGTCAATTTCAAGACTGCAAACCCTGCTCTGCCTTCGTATTTTGGAACCTTAATCCCAACAACCACAACTTGtgatattttattttcattactTAATAGtacttcatcttcaacttcGGTAGTAGATACATTTTCTGATTTCCATCTAAAGGTGTCTCCCATTCTATCTAGGAAATACCATAATCCATATTCATCtgattttaataaatcacCACATCTATACCATGCATCACCTTTTCTGAAGACGTTACGTATAACTTTCGACTTGGTTTCCCTCTCATTACCTAAATAACCTTGAAAGGAGGTTTCAGGTTTTCTTGGGAAAAAAATCCTCATTAGCATTTCGCCCGGTTCTCCAACTGGAGCCACTTCACAGAAAccttttttatttctgTAGATCACTGAATCATCATTAGGATCCATTTTAACTAACGTTTGTTGTAAAGATAAGAACCACTGGATAATTGTACCATAATTTCTACAAGCACCAATACCAAAAGTACCTCTCTGAAAACTTGTAGTTGCGAAAGGTGCCTCTGTTGCAGCATAAAATTCACCAATAACTTCAATATGGAATCTCTCTCTAAATTTTTGCCAAATATCAGGCCTTAACCCGTTACCATATGCAACCTTTACACAATGCATAGattcatattttgaaaCAGGAGTATGAAGTAAATATCTACAGACTTCACCAACATATTGAATGTGAGTTGCCTCTGTAAGGTATGCCTGCTTCCAGAAGTTCGTAGCTGAAAATTTGTTGGCAATCGCTATACAACCACCCTGCGAGATAACTGCACATACACCTAGTAAGGCAGCTGTCGAGTGAAATAATGGCATCCCAGTGAAAACAGtactttcattattcatatGTAAAACATAACCAAACAACTGACATCCAATGGCAGCTTTCCTCCACGACATAATTGCAGATTTTGGAAGGCCTGTGGTACCTGATGTATAGATTAACATAGCAGGCTTGAAATCAGTTAGATTACTTGGTGatcttaatttttcatcttgaaGGAATGTGGGAGATGATGGATTTAATAATGTGTGTGACAAATCTGCTTCATctaaataattcaatttaatattgGGTAGTGCATTTTTAATCTCTTCTTCGGTCTTGACTATATTTGCGCTTGCTTCAGGATCAATAAATACTTGCGATATATTAGAAATTCTAAGTGAATGCACCAATGGATTACCGATTGCATTATAGTTCACAAAGGCAGGTACAGCACCAATATTCCAGAATGCTaaccaaagaaatatgaatAGTGGCTTGTTTGTACAATCAATACCTACACAATCCCCAGCTTGAACATTATAGGTGTACGACAATATATGTGACAATCTTAAGACGATATCATATGTCTCCTTATAAGTATAACTTTCTAAAGCGTATTCACCTTTCTGTTTAAGTGGACTAGCATAACGAATGGCTAATCGGtctccatttttttcaacctgattaataaatatgtaCCATGTTTGGAACCTGTGTCTCTTCACGGATATGATATACAGAAAGACCGATTTAAGGAAATATGGGATAATATACCAATCTTCTTTGATTCTATTTCTCTCATTTAAACCGTGGAAATAATCTCCAAGGTAATAATTCACCAAATAGCTAATTGGCGAAAGAATGATACGCACCAATCTAAAAAGCAAAGTCAGTATCCTCATAATGATAAACAAGGGAACCTTAAAGACCAGCTTTGTATTGTTCAGACATCTCAAACTTGCTGCCATACTGAACAGGACGTTTCGATGATCTTGACTCTCTAGTGTTTCACTAATATGGACACCTCCTAAATTGGTTGCCTGAGTTGTGTATCTTGAAATTAACCGTGTCATAAATTTCATCTGCGTCTAGCAAAAAAACGCATTGTTAAAAATTGTGAAATGACTGTCTAAACAGCTAATTAACAGGAAGAAGGACAGGTCcaatatgatgatgatgtcTTTTTGAGTCTGTTATGTAtatgaatttaaataaaaatatctatTTTCTCtaatattttggaaaagttAATGTTCAAGAAAAGGTTAGCGCAAGCTCTTTTCATACCTTTGAATGCAGacttgatgaatttgaagaactGGACCCTCCATAATAGTCATAAGGATTGCTATTTTTTGTTGCATTTAccttatcaatttcttcatccaGGTTCTTTCTGTCCCTCAAATACAAAGCCCATAAAATGATACAGTCTATTAGTAAGAATGCAAAACTAAACCATGTCATTGTTGCTGATTTCTTACCCTTGTGAACCTTAATGATACCCATGCTAGCTGCAGGTATAAATTTATAACTTGCACGAATCCCAACATGGGCCCATATTGATCCAAGTCCCCATATGAGAACCAACACGGGACTTAAAATTAAGGTGAACCTGcttaaatatattttgaatgGTAAACTTGGAACTATAGCATAAAGGATTAAAAGAAATAGGATAATGGTTAGAATAATAGTTGCCATTAGTATATATGGGTGGACAACGTTTACTGAAGTCATCTGCGCAAGCTGTAGAATGTTTAATTTCACTGGTGTGgatgatttattggaaGTTGACTTGTTGTTTGATGTCGAtggaatattgaaaagttcGATAGAAAGATCAGTGAACAGAGAATTGTTGGAAACCGACTTTCTGGAGAAACATGCTTCAGTTGCCTCTTGACCTTGAAAGTTATATACTCTTGGGACATCTTCAAGGCAGATTCCCATATAACCTGACTTAATGACAACTTTCTCTAAACCAGTAGTCTTATTTCCCGCAGCAAAGGATGATTTTATAACTGAATAAAATGGCGAAGattgatcaaattcatAACGCGTTAGGAAAGTTGCTTGATTTGCCATGTTATAACAGCCCactaataaaaatattgttaaaaatattgttatcaaattgaagattaGGGCTAAGATTCTTGGCATACGTTTGACACAGAACCAGAGGGCAGTTATTGACATTTCGGTAATATTTCGATTTCTTTAGACTCTTTTGAGtttttttgtttgtaaTGATTATTAAAGAGTTAAAGGAAGGTTCAAGAGTTGTAACTGTTGGCATTTCTCTTTCCTTTTATACCACCAAGtttctgttgttgtttgttcttcattttATTAGTGACGCGCGACGAATTTGAAACATAGATAAGACGGTATGGAAACCTATGAAACGACATTGAAGTTGGACAAGCATGCAAAAAATAGTTAGTACGAGAAAgtatgaatatatattgGCATTTTTCCATATTTACTTTTGGTCTGATATATaattgaaacaaatatAAAATCTATTTGGCACATTTAATCCAATGTGGAGGCACCGGTAATAATATCGACCAATTCATTAGTGATAACAGCTTGTCTTGTTCTATTGTATAGAATAGAATATCTTGTGATCATATCCCCTGCATTCTTAGATGCATTATCCATTGCAGTTCTTCTAGCTGAAATCTCAGCTGCATGTCCCTTTGCCATGGCAGTAAAGATTTGAGTTGTAAAagtatattcaaataaatcagCTGAAACGTTTGCGtcattatcaatatcaaatttaccATATGCAGGTGACTTTTCAATGGCTTCCGGATTGAAAAGGGGCTTGTGCATACATTCGAACGATAACGAACTAATTGGGTCGTTGAAATAGATTGATATCTTTGGATATGAACGAGTATCAAATTCACTCAAAATTTTGTCAACTATAGAGGCTGATTCTTGGAACGTTGGAGCATCTTTACCGACACCATTGAACGCCAACTTAATATTATCAGGGTTACTTCTTAGTAATTGCATCTTAATCTTATCTCCAATGACAACAATATCTGCGTTAGGCGCATTGACTAAATGTCTTCTGACACTTTTTGCTAATTGAGAATGAATGGACCCACATAAACCTTTGTCGGAAGTAATTGCAATAAGCAATTCCTTTGGAGGTTCTTGTGCGTCTTCACTGACTAATGATTTAGTTTCTGCATTCTTATAGAATTGTTGATCTGCCTCGTCAACTTTATTAGCGGTCGCTTTAGCCTTTTGTGCCTTACCCAATCTTGTAGAAGCAACaattttcattgttttGGTAATCTTTTCGATATTCTTGATAGATTTCAAACGAGTCTCCACTTCCTTTAAAGTAGCGTAGTTTCTTGCCATTTGAGGACGAATGCAGTTCATTCCGTAAACTCCTACCACAGGTGAACGCACGACATTAGTGATTGTTCTTGAAAGCATACTGGTCTATTTCTTTTAGTATTGTTTACCTTATTTGAGCTAGAACACGAAACGCAATAAATTCCTTCGTCTATCCTTTTCAATGTGACGTTCACaatcttgaagaaacaacTCTTCGGTTCGTCAGGGAGAAATCCATCCTTTATTAACATGGGAAAATACCGTTCATCAACTTTCCGCGCTCTCATTGGCCACGCGGAAACAACTCAATATAGTATATACTtacataataataataataataataataataacgataataatgatttgattaatATACACAAATGTTACAGAATGGGATTATTAGATAAGATAAGTAGCTAGGCTAATGCATTAAATATgtattttcattcttcttcgATCTTTCGGCGCCAGCAACACCCTTGGCAATGAAATCGTAGTCAATCTTGACATCCAAGTCTCTATTGTTACGGTTGTTTGGAGAACACGTCACTGTACCCTTTAGAATATCACCTGCTTCACATTCCAAATCATCAGCTAAGTAAAACACGGTTTGCTTCCAATGAGTATATGGCGCATGAGCACCTGTGGAGAAAGTAATTGGAGTTTCCCCTTTTGGAGCAGGGAATACAGTGTCAAACCAACAAATGACACCATTGATCCAATCTTGTCTCTTAGCTTCCACTTTAAAATCAGCCTTAAAAGAAAgatcttccaatttcacAGTATTCAAATCGAATTCGATTAATTTACATCTTGTAGTGTTCACTAGATTGTTATCCACTGTGTCTACAATAGGTTCTTTCATGATTAATGGGATGAATGGAGAATAATCAAATCCATACACATCATGccaataattcatcttttCTTGCTTGAACTCGGAATCTTCTAACCCAGCAATATGGATTGAACATTTATCTGGGAAAATCAACCCGTCTTCCACAAGATAACGATCACGAGCATAAAGAACAGTATCTAACATGGACTCGTAAAGTAAGAAATAACCCATCCATTCCgagataataatatcaacTTTATCGTAGGGTAGCACGacatcttccaatttacCACGTAATAAAGTAATCTTGTCTGAAAACCCGTTTAATTCAACTAATTCACGGGCCATTTCAATGATGCTGGACATATCAACACCGATGACATGCTTGGCACCGTGCTTGGCAGCAAACATGGACAAGATCCCTGTACCACAACCAACATCTAAAACGACCTTATCCTTGAATAGGTCTTTGTTTTGAATGATGGCGTTTCTATAGGATAAGGTACGCACGGAATCTTGTAACATTTCCTCGTGGATACCATAATGATCGTAGGAATCGAAATAATGTTGTTCCGTGTGGCTTAGTTTCTGCTTGTCGGTGGCAGAATCGGTGGTGGAGGTCTTACTAGCTGGCATGTTTATTGGTTTGCTTTTCTAATAAGTGTTGAATAAGAACTGGCTTATAAACTATAGATTAGGCCTCCCTTTATAGACTTTTCCTCATCGCCATTtccttggaaaattttcaCAATCTCGAGAAAAAGATCCGCCcctcaaaagaaaaagtaaaagtgaaaaatttcttgacaTCAACtattatattaaatacCATATAGAGTATCTACATATAGATAGATAAATAGATAGATCATGGTGCCAATCTTACGATCTTCCATGGATCGTGCTCTGAAGCTCTTCTGTAAACAAAACGATCATGCAAACGATTTGGTCTTCCCTGCCagaattcaatttctaaGGGAACAATTCTTAACCCACCCCAATAATCTGGACATGGTATATCTTCTACATTCACGAATCTTTCTGCGTTCTTCTTTGctaattcatccaattcGGCTCTgtctttcaattctttcgATTGAGGTGAGGCCCAGGCACCGATCTTGGAACCACGAGGTCTCGTGTGGAAGTAACGTTCTGAGGTTTCACGATTGACATGCTCCGTAAGACCTTCCACTCTAACTTGTCTTTGTAAATCCttccaaaagaaattaatggCACCATGTGGGTTTGACTTGATATCCTCGGCTTTTCTAGAAGTCATCCAATTGGAATAGATGGTGAACCCACGGTGATCTAATTCCttaaataataagattCTTGATGAGACTCTACCACTAGGTAATTCAGCAGAGGCAAAAGTGATTGCTTCAGGCAGTGTTTCTCGAGGATCCTTCTTGGCTTCCTCGAACCATTTCGTGAATTGATCAATTGGATCAGGGAGAAGGTCTGCTTCCTTCAAAGTGGATTTATCATATTGATATGTCTTTGGTGCAAAGATTATTGGTGTTTGCGTTCTATCTGGGTTGTCAGCCATTGTTAGTATATACttgtttgaatttatcaGTTAGTTCTCAATTAAGACGAGTAACAATGTCTAAAAAGAGTGTGTCTGACGAGAGTGTTCTTTATATAAAACTGTGTACAGTTGCCAAAGGATAAAGACGAAGAGTCACATTCATCGAGGAAAATGTTAAGTAAGCAAGGGGTGTCTGTTGGATTTTCAGGGTAAACCCCTAGGGTTAATTCATTCCCAATAACACATTTTCAGGGtaaataagaagaaaaccattttcttttatgaAGGAAGCAGCTTCACTTTCGCCATTaaaaaaagataaataaCAATATCTCTAGGGTTAATCTTATCGATTATATAGGCTTGTATGCCCTGAACGAGTTTATATAGGCGTTTTTTCTTGTAAAGTCTCAAAACATAATAAGCTTTGGTTTCTTCTATCAAAGTTCTCTATATAAGATGATGTGAAATGACAAATAAGCTTTtctatttattaatatagTCTATAGAATGCGTATAAAGTTgtatcaaaaaaaaaagaaggGAAAAAAACCATTAACCAGTTTAACCGATAACATATCCAATGTTTTCCTTAGCAAATTTAGTCACTTGCTTACGTTCAATAGTTGATAAATCATCGTGCTTAGATTTAATATGTCTTGTCAAAGCATCCAACCTTGAAAAAGTCTTATCGTAACCTTCATTTCCTAAAGACTTAATACATTCAGAACAACGGAATACTGTCTTCTTTGAAGCATGGATAGTATTTTGGTGTCTCGTCAAATCATACGATCTTGAAAATTGAGCACAACAAGGTTCATTAGTAGTTAAGTTTATTATTCTGCATGTGTATGTCTCATCTGTTGAAGATTCCGTTATTGCTTTTAAAGATTCTTCTATTGAAGCAGGTTTCTTTATGGAATATGATGATTTCCTTAGTTCTTCAATTAACGattctttcctcttttcttcattcgATTTCATAGTGAAATCTTTCGgtatattcaatttaagATTGGAAATTGGTTTATTCGATGtagatgatgaggatggGAGAGTTATCACTGGTTTCAAAGATTCTCTTGGTGAGGAGTTTTCACTAGTCAAAGGTGTAGGTATCATTGATTGATGATGGTAAGTATTTTCATTGTCAACTAATTgtgaagatttgaaatcaCTTTCTGACAATGGTGAGAGTTCCATGTCATCGTCAAGATCAGAATCTTCTTCGTCCTCatccatttcttctttaaattcattatcaaatattacCTTAGTATCAGTACCCTTAAGGGTATTGTCCCTCAAAGGCCAATCAAATTTGGTCTCGTCTATCGTATCTAAGAAATCTAAATCTTGATTTGtttcattcattgaaaatgtaTTATCAGAATCTGGTGTAGTAACGTTTATATCCTTGTAGATGTTATCAAATACCTCTGTACTCATCTTAATAGGTTCTTCAACAGAACTGGTTACTGGACCATTTATAATATTACTAACAAAGGGAGCACTTTCATTGGGTCTTGGTTCCTTCTGTATACTCCGTAGATTTATCGTTTTCACTTTGGCTAGTAGATTCCTATGATTTCTTTGGATATGAAAATTCAGCTTATTAatattgttcttcttttcccTTTCCTTATCCTTGGTTGTCGTTGTCGTTAATGAAGGATCAGCATATTTGCTAAACATGTTAAGATCTTGTAGATTCACATTGAAGTAGCTTGTTGGATTCTCATTATTAGCGATGACTGAAGCAGCTGGTGAATTAGTTGATGTGTTTGCTTGGGTATTACTAGAAGAGGATGGAGAACATAATGATAATTGACTATTGCATAACCTTTCTTTCAAAGGAAGTTGAGCAGCATTATAATAAGTTGGATAGACAGATGTAT
It encodes the following:
- the TCM62 gene encoding Tcm62p (ancestral locus Anc_3.247), which translates into the protein MVDKSFPFARLTRSIKTLHTPIYDAKAPITRTHLLAKVKLLNKILNSCTYNRTLLCTTKYNASPKFLSSRDTVRVKNVIDEYLRSLHVKEASKFKVTPKEKLEKLGLELFLQCNESHKSPVATTLACSLAENMNRYPDVDISTGINMGLDYAREFLLKNKIILSSPKEVDALVDNLVTEEKDSEVIKKVLKILDYDLTSDDMVRVIKGQRVDDEVSTSQGWKFFNSSLWTNEAYLRSLEIPKNKLVSLKDRALVLVYDGTLRDAKQILPSLHYATTIKRSLVILTTGDCVGDALTSIIIHNNKNRRGGSESRALVLKYIEKENDNLSIQENYNLLSFLNLPNGFESIYTPDFSSLIPSKVCANKYFGKIDTLKATSHETFLYNSETWDKSNGKNSSSPMRKTITLYVGGFNEIDVVERVSTLDNAINNILSNGLAKGFLPAYGSSLIKVIPGLEKMKLDHKESNPSIQLGLSAVIDSFYHPMECALNNSYGIDRSTTSEIVSRTIQDKEFDSILKIPIQYRTSLEPWNKMDDCIRNLQSYLKLVNSCHTIVAKIFEPKKK
- the CST26 gene encoding putative acyltransferase (ancestral locus Anc_3.244); translation: MSKHQQNEEVHPGWIRYNVRKICFPFISIVIFVQDTMALLSAQAIGLFLLSNDPLKVRHLLDATKRAFIVILMTILTIVAPSTIRITTDNKTITPSTFYRDPKKGRICSQLRNNSITICNHQIYTDWILLWWLAYTSTLAGKVYIMLKKSLEKIPVLGYGMKNFNFIFMDRKWASDKGTLDKQLTEIDARARGISKMQKLHDKEIKKADAGVEPYNLILFPEGTVLSENTRNQSLAYAKKVGRSPFKCVLLPHTTGLRFSLQRLKPSLDILYDVTIGYSGVKQDDYGENTYGLKSIFFEGKYPKLVDIYIRSYDIKDIPLDNEEEFIEWIYKVWQEKDLLLENYYKYGCFHQDEKLSTSVVNSFKINPLEFYGALLLPICTLMFVLIIVYMSIF
- the FAT1 gene encoding long-chain fatty acid transporter FAT1 (ancestral locus Anc_3.243) — protein: MKFMTRLISRYTTQATNLGGVHISETLESQDHRNVLFSMAASLRCLNNTKLVFKVPLFIIMRILTLLFRLVRIILSPISYLVNYYLGDYFHGLNERNRIKEDWYIIPYFLKSVFLYIISVKRHRFQTWYIFINQVEKNGDRLAIRYASPLKQKGEYALESYTYKETYDIVLRLSHILSYTYNVQAGDCVGIDCTNKPLFIFLWLAFWNIGAVPAFVNYNAIGNPLVHSLRISNISQVFIDPEASANIVKTEEEIKNALPNIKLNYLDEADLSHTLLNPSSPTFLQDEKLRSPSNLTDFKPAMLIYTSGTTGLPKSAIMSWRKAAIGCQLFGYVLHMNNESTVFTGMPLFHSTAALLGVCAVISQGGCIAIANKFSATNFWKQAYLTEATHIQYVGEVCRYLLHTPVSKYESMHCVKVAYGNGLRPDIWQKFRERFHIEVIGEFYAATEAPFATTSFQRGTFGIGACRNYGTIIQWFLSLQQTLVKMDPNDDSVIYRNKKGFCEVAPVGEPGEMLMRIFFPRKPETSFQGYLGNERETKSKVIRNVFRKGDAWYRCGDLLKSDEYGLWYFLDRMGDTFRWKSENVSTTEVEDEVLLSNENKISQVVVVGIKVPKYEGRAGFAVLKLTTDRDIHTISDEENLAMLNGMLPFLNQSLPKYALPLFVKLVNEIKMTDNHKVLKKLYRDQKLPAGANGKDKIYWLRDYKEYKVLTNEDWFGIESQSLKL
- the FIG1 gene encoding Fig1p (ancestral locus Anc_3.242) — its product is MSITALWFCVKRMPRILALIFNLITIFLTIFLLVGCYNMANQATFLTRYEFDQSSPFYSVIKSSFAAGNKTTGLEKVVIKSGYMGICLEDVPRVYNFQGQEATEACFSRKSVSNNSLFTDLSIELFNIPSTSNNKSTSNKSSTPVKLNILQLAQMTSVNVVHPYILMATIILTIILFLLILYAIVPSLPFKIYLSRFTLILSPVLVLIWGLGSIWAHVGIRASYKFIPAASMGIIKVHKGKKSATMTWFSFAFLLIDCIILWALYLRDRKNLDEEIDKVNATKNSNPYDYYGGSSSSNSSSLHSKV